One Paracoccaceae bacterium Fryx2 genomic region harbors:
- a CDS encoding zeta toxin family protein — MSPTLILLAGPNGSGKSTLYRTRVAPAFAGAFINADIIQREELGDDSPEAAYSAAGIATQRRNEILSRGGDFATETVFSHPSKLDLVNEARARGYTVWVMHVGVDSPDLSVARVAHRVGTGGHGVPEGKIRERYARSAPLVRAAVRLAETGLVYDNSVAGQHPEACPDIRKRAPYPGQAQSSGLDREDLR, encoded by the coding sequence ATGAGCCCCACGCTGATCCTGCTGGCCGGTCCCAATGGGTCCGGCAAGTCGACCCTCTACCGGACCCGCGTGGCACCTGCCTTTGCAGGCGCTTTCATCAATGCCGACATCATCCAGCGCGAAGAACTCGGCGACGACAGTCCCGAGGCAGCTTACAGCGCCGCAGGGATTGCCACGCAAAGACGAAACGAGATCCTTTCAAGGGGTGGCGATTTCGCCACCGAGACGGTCTTTTCGCACCCCTCGAAACTCGATCTCGTGAACGAGGCGCGCGCCAGGGGCTACACCGTCTGGGTGATGCATGTGGGCGTGGATAGCCCTGACCTCTCGGTGGCGCGGGTCGCCCACCGGGTCGGGACCGGTGGACACGGTGTTCCCGAAGGGAAAATACGCGAGCGATATGCCCGTTCGGCACCCCTCGTCCGCGCGGCCGTGCGGCTCGCCGAGACGGGCCTCGTCTATGACAACTCGGTGGCGGGTCAGCACCCCGAAGCTTGTCCTGACATTCGAAAGAGGGCTCCTTATCCGGGTCAGGCCCAATCCTCCGGCTTGGATCGCGAAGACCTACGCTGA